TACTAAAACCATTACTATAAATTCTAATTATAGTAATGTTTCGCTTCAATAAAAGTAAATATGAATTGAAGCGAACATTTAACTTATAAAAAAAGCCCGCTCCAAATAGGGATGCGGGCTTATTATATAGAATTAGGGAGGTTTTTACTATTGTTTTATCACCTTAAAGTTTTCAACACTACCATTGCTCGCAACTTTTACAAGATATACACCACTTGTAAGATTTGAAAGATTGATATCCGTAAGGTTATCATTAAAAGTAACATTAGACACTAATTGACCTGTAATTGTATAAACTGCTACCGAATCAATTGCCTCTTTTGAATTTAAATGAAGTATATTTTCAACAGGGTTTGGATAAAACGAAACTGAATTTTGTGATACGTGGTTTGTACCCAAGATAAGATCGTCAAGATACACCATCCAACCTTCAGCAAATGGAGGAGGACCATTTAACCAACCAGTAACATATTTTCCGTTCGGGGAAACGGCGATTGCGGTACCTAAAAGTCCGTCTGCCGTATTTACGGTAATGCCATTATCTGCCAATACATCTTTTAAATAAAGTGGTTGGTCGCCCAATGAAGGGTGATAAATAATTGCATCTCTTGTTTGAAAGTCTACATCTGCAAAACCCACGGCTACACCATTTTCTGAAATACTTGCAAAAGCAGCGGAGTCTGCACCAGCTGGATTATCAAAACTTGTAAATGTATTGCTCGCACGATCATAAATAAATGGTCTTAAATCAAAATCGCCCACCATTACATCCGAGCTATTAATATCGTTAATGGTATTAATACCGGTAAGTGTTGGCAATTGACCT
This region of Aequorivita marisscotiae genomic DNA includes:
- a CDS encoding T9SS type A sorting domain-containing protein; this encodes MKKITFLTKSTILACFLMAAFAAQAQIELKVQTEMSTRFNDVNDNGFGVTVFDYYDFETNTFTPIESDAFMVQANNNDGNVAGYMFFDEPEFILQAAYRFNGVWNPIGFTAEQDPYDYDENTPYGISPNSQYVTGQSNIGNDYGGFLYNTQTEELIISLDPQGEASAAYAVNDNGIMVGWVDRPDSGGTLRVPAYRTLDGEYHLIPEGQLPTLTGINTINDINSSDVMVGDFDLRPFIYDRASNTFTSFDNPAGADSAAFASISENGVAVGFADVDFQTRDAIIYHPSLGDQPLYLKDVLADNGITVNTADGLLGTAIAVSPNGKYVTGWLNGPPPFAEGWMVYLDDLILGTNHVSQNSVSFYPNPVENILHLNSKEAIDSVAVYTITGQLVSNVTFNDNLTDINLSNLTSGVYLVKVASNGSVENFKVIKQ